The Leucobacter rhizosphaerae genome includes a region encoding these proteins:
- a CDS encoding ABC transporter permease: MRTRRAALPIAVWVPAALAAAVLLLPLAALFLRVDWAQVPATLTSPAALSALGLSLLTASIATVLCLVLGVPLALAIARAPAPLATVLRALTTLPLVLPPLVGGLALLSLLGRGGVLGDALDGLGIRIPFTTAAVVIAQTFVALPFLVIAVEGALRGLDGGYERAAEGLGARPWTVLRRVTLPLLAPSLAAGTILCFTRALGEFGATALFAGNAEGTTRTMPLAIYTAFNGAGVTQDTALTLSLLLVLVAVIALLGMRTRPTGIAS, from the coding sequence ATCCGGACCCGGCGGGCCGCGCTGCCGATCGCGGTCTGGGTGCCGGCCGCGCTCGCGGCGGCGGTGCTCCTCCTCCCGCTCGCGGCGCTGTTCCTCCGGGTGGACTGGGCGCAGGTGCCCGCAACCCTCACGAGCCCCGCGGCGCTCAGCGCGCTCGGCCTGTCCCTCCTCACCGCGTCCATCGCGACCGTGCTGTGCCTTGTGCTCGGGGTACCGCTCGCCCTCGCCATCGCTCGCGCCCCGGCACCCCTCGCCACCGTGCTGCGCGCCCTCACGACGCTCCCGCTCGTCCTGCCGCCGCTCGTCGGCGGGCTCGCCCTGCTCTCACTTCTGGGCCGCGGAGGTGTGCTCGGCGACGCGCTCGACGGGCTCGGGATCCGAATCCCGTTCACCACCGCCGCCGTGGTGATCGCGCAGACCTTCGTCGCGCTGCCATTCCTCGTGATCGCGGTCGAGGGCGCGCTGCGCGGGCTCGACGGCGGCTACGAGCGGGCCGCGGAGGGGCTGGGAGCGCGACCGTGGACGGTGCTGCGGCGCGTCACGCTGCCCCTGCTGGCCCCGAGTCTGGCCGCCGGCACGATCCTCTGCTTCACCCGCGCGCTCGGCGAGTTCGGCGCGACCGCACTGTTCGCCGGCAATGCCGAGGGCACTACGCGCACCATGCCGCTCGCGATCTACACCGCCTTCAACGGCGCGGGGGTGACGCAGGACACCGCGCTCACGCTGTCACTGCTCCT
- the modA gene encoding molybdate ABC transporter substrate-binding protein produces MAAPTSRGIPARTPVRLFAATLLVAAAGTLLGCAPQSTPEETTPADATADTDTLSGELAVFAAASLEPAFEPLAESFEALHPEIDLTFTYDGSSVLATQILAGAPVDVFASADEANMQKVVDGGLIDGSPTTFATSELVIAVAPGNPLGISDLADLAAPTESGAPPVVVVCAAEVPCGSASQTLLERDGVELAPASEEQNVSAVLTKVAAGEADAGLVYASDVLRSGGDVDGIEITDASDAAGSYVIAPVSDAASPEVARAFIEFLSTDEAQQLLEDLGFRAP; encoded by the coding sequence GTGGCCGCACCGACGTCTCGCGGGATCCCCGCACGCACCCCCGTCCGCCTCTTCGCCGCGACCCTGCTCGTCGCCGCGGCCGGAACGCTGCTCGGCTGCGCCCCGCAGTCGACCCCGGAGGAGACGACGCCCGCGGACGCCACGGCCGACACCGACACGCTGAGCGGCGAGCTTGCCGTCTTCGCCGCGGCGTCCCTCGAACCGGCATTCGAACCCCTGGCCGAGTCCTTCGAGGCCCTTCACCCCGAGATCGACCTGACCTTCACCTACGACGGATCGTCCGTACTGGCGACCCAGATCCTCGCCGGCGCACCCGTCGACGTGTTCGCGTCCGCGGACGAGGCGAACATGCAGAAGGTCGTCGACGGCGGTCTGATCGACGGCTCCCCCACGACATTCGCGACGAGCGAGCTGGTGATCGCCGTCGCACCCGGCAACCCGCTCGGGATCAGTGATCTGGCCGACCTCGCGGCCCCGACCGAGAGCGGCGCTCCCCCCGTCGTGGTGGTCTGCGCCGCCGAAGTGCCGTGCGGCTCGGCGTCGCAGACGCTGCTCGAGCGAGACGGCGTGGAGCTCGCACCGGCGAGCGAGGAGCAGAACGTCTCCGCCGTGCTCACGAAGGTCGCCGCGGGCGAGGCCGACGCGGGGCTCGTCTACGCCTCCGATGTGCTGCGGTCGGGCGGCGATGTCGACGGGATCGAGATCACCGATGCCTCGGACGCCGCGGGCAGCTACGTGATCGCCCCGGTCAGCGACGCCGCGTCGCCCGAGGTCGCACGTGCCTTCATCGAGTTCCTCAGCACCGACGAGGCCCAGCAGTTGCTCGAGGACCTCGGCTTCCGGGCGCCGTGA